From the Chloroflexus aurantiacus J-10-fl genome, one window contains:
- a CDS encoding phytoene/squalene synthase family protein, which yields MSLNSLTIFSRGNSLPVNQALPAEEQLAQLLRLNELPVSPHADELPPPPGRTLAEAYAICEQIIRRHSKSFFFSTQFLPPAQRRAVRALYAFCRTTDDTVDMAESDPARALAEWVRIARRPRFDTSHPVLLAWADTCQRYNLAPSLIDELLAGVAMDLTISRYTTFADLWLYCYRVASVVGLLVIGITGAAPGAQPYAIKLGVALQLTNILRDIGEDADRQRVYLPEDELARFGLTADDILARVYDERFIRLMKFQIARARQLYAESWPGIALLPPEVRLAIAAAARVYSGILDKIEQNQYDSYTRRAYVPLREKIARLPGIWWDVRGLTKKLSR from the coding sequence GTGTCGCTGAATTCACTCACGATCTTTTCGCGAGGTAATAGTTTGCCGGTGAACCAGGCGCTACCGGCTGAAGAGCAGCTTGCCCAACTCCTCCGTCTTAACGAACTTCCTGTATCGCCTCACGCCGATGAATTGCCGCCACCGCCGGGCCGCACGCTGGCCGAGGCTTACGCGATCTGCGAACAAATCATTCGTCGTCATTCTAAGAGCTTTTTCTTCAGCACCCAGTTTCTACCGCCGGCACAGCGGCGAGCCGTGCGCGCCCTGTATGCCTTCTGTCGGACAACTGACGATACGGTTGACATGGCCGAGTCGGACCCGGCGCGTGCTCTGGCCGAATGGGTGCGCATTGCGCGCCGACCACGGTTTGACACCTCACACCCGGTGTTGTTGGCCTGGGCCGATACCTGTCAGCGCTACAATCTTGCCCCGAGTTTGATTGATGAGTTGCTGGCCGGTGTGGCGATGGATCTCACGATTTCGCGCTATACCACGTTTGCCGATCTCTGGCTCTACTGCTATCGGGTGGCTTCAGTGGTTGGATTGCTGGTGATCGGGATTACCGGCGCTGCACCCGGCGCCCAGCCTTACGCGATCAAGCTCGGTGTCGCTTTGCAGCTCACCAATATTCTGCGCGATATTGGCGAAGATGCCGACCGCCAGCGCGTCTATTTGCCCGAAGATGAGCTGGCACGGTTTGGTTTGACTGCCGATGATATTCTGGCCCGTGTGTACGACGAGCGGTTTATCAGGTTGATGAAGTTCCAGATTGCACGTGCCCGGCAATTGTACGCCGAGAGCTGGCCAGGTATTGCTCTGCTGCCACCAGAGGTGCGACTGGCGATTGCCGCCGCAGCCCGGGTGTATAGCGGTATTCTCGATAAAATAGAACAAAACCAATACGACTCATACACCCGCCGGGCCTATGTGCCGTTACGCGAGAAGATTGCGCGTTTGCCGGGTATCTGGTGGGATGTGCGTGGTTTGACGAAGAAGTTATCGCGGTAA
- a CDS encoding DUF2085 domain-containing protein, with protein sequence MSSYALSRPHSQHSWSPLVFDVILWVLFLGPIASPLLRATGLPLVSETGTLARELLATYICPTPERSLWLLGWPMAVCARCWGATIGLWLGRLAIGDRAPTLLRRYRSLHWSWRLLLSALPFLLWPLEIVGHYSGWWFAPLWLLLVNGIQAGFAAGIFFASVWPGLWPAARTGESVPSLQ encoded by the coding sequence ATGTCGTCATACGCTCTCTCCAGACCTCACTCACAACATTCGTGGTCACCGTTGGTTTTTGATGTAATCCTGTGGGTCCTCTTTTTAGGCCCGATAGCCTCGCCACTGTTACGGGCAACAGGTTTACCTCTCGTCAGTGAGACGGGTACCCTGGCCCGTGAGTTGCTGGCTACCTATATCTGCCCGACTCCAGAACGCTCGTTGTGGTTGCTGGGGTGGCCGATGGCGGTCTGCGCCCGCTGTTGGGGGGCCACCATTGGTCTCTGGCTGGGCCGCCTGGCTATTGGTGACCGTGCGCCTACCTTGTTGCGCCGCTATCGTTCCCTGCACTGGTCGTGGCGCCTGTTGCTGTCTGCACTGCCTTTCCTGCTCTGGCCGCTTGAAATTGTCGGCCATTACAGCGGCTGGTGGTTTGCACCGCTCTGGCTGTTGTTGGTGAATGGGATACAGGCTGGTTTCGCTGCCGGCATCTTCTTCGCTTCAGTCTGGCCTGGCTTGTGGCCGGCTGCCCGTACAGGCGAGAGTGTGCCATCGCTGCAATAA
- a CDS encoding UDP-glucose--hexose-1-phosphate uridylyltransferase, which produces MEQQELFLRPHRRLNRLTGEWVLVSPHRTQRPWLGQVETLPPAELPSYDPACYLCPGNTRANGVQNPPYTETFVFENDFAALLPDIPLDRVSVRLPLADQHDAGPVLLHAEAERGICRVVCFSPRHDLTLAQMSQAEVRRVVDVWVDQYNELGAIDWVQSVLIFENRGAMMGASNPHPHGQIWANEQLPNEMRKELATQTAYWHEHQRCLLCDYLALELQLGERIVCANDAWVALVPFWAVWPFETLVLPRVHAGAIGDLDESGRDGLAAILRELTGRYDRLFNVSFPYSMGFHQRPTDGLAHEGWHLHAHFYPPLLRSATVRKFMVGYEMLGQPQRDLTPEQAAARLRDL; this is translated from the coding sequence ATGGAACAGCAAGAACTCTTTCTGCGACCGCACCGCCGCCTGAATCGGCTGACCGGCGAATGGGTGCTGGTGTCGCCGCATCGTACCCAACGCCCGTGGCTGGGGCAGGTGGAGACGTTGCCGCCAGCCGAATTACCGTCTTACGATCCGGCCTGCTATCTGTGTCCGGGAAATACGCGGGCGAATGGCGTCCAGAACCCACCGTATACCGAGACGTTTGTCTTCGAGAACGATTTTGCCGCTCTTTTACCTGATATTCCGTTGGATCGGGTCAGTGTGCGGCTGCCCCTCGCCGATCAGCACGACGCAGGGCCGGTGCTGCTCCACGCCGAGGCCGAACGTGGTATTTGTCGCGTGGTGTGCTTTTCACCCCGTCATGATCTGACGCTGGCCCAAATGTCTCAGGCAGAGGTTAGACGGGTCGTTGATGTGTGGGTTGACCAGTACAACGAGTTGGGGGCCATCGATTGGGTGCAGTCAGTGTTGATCTTCGAGAATCGTGGCGCGATGATGGGTGCATCCAATCCACATCCCCACGGTCAAATCTGGGCCAACGAGCAGTTGCCAAACGAGATGCGTAAGGAGCTGGCCACGCAAACGGCGTACTGGCACGAGCATCAACGTTGCCTGCTCTGCGACTATCTGGCGCTGGAATTGCAGCTTGGTGAGCGGATCGTGTGTGCCAACGACGCCTGGGTGGCGCTGGTGCCGTTTTGGGCTGTGTGGCCCTTCGAGACGTTGGTGTTACCGCGGGTGCACGCCGGTGCCATTGGTGATCTTGATGAGAGTGGTCGTGATGGCCTGGCGGCGATATTGCGCGAGTTAACCGGTCGCTATGACCGTCTCTTCAATGTGTCGTTTCCCTACAGTATGGGATTTCATCAGCGCCCTACCGATGGCCTTGCTCACGAAGGCTGGCATCTGCACGCACATTTCTACCCGCCATTACTCCGCTCGGCAACTGTCCGTAAGTTTATGGTAGGGTACGAAATGCTGGGTCAGCCGCAGCGTGATCTGACGCCGGAGCAGGCAGCCGCCCGCCTGCGCGATCTGTAA
- a CDS encoding MerR family transcriptional regulator, translating into MAPQHFLSQFSDKPRYNTKAVAQETGVPADTFRAWERRYGVPRPQRTEGGHRLYSERDIATIRWLRDRTAEGLTISQAIALMIEGSDTSLSWLNTAVDTEPHTWERMQARMIAALTDFDATRAEQILGEAFALYPLEDVFLKLIQPAMVEIGEQWHAGRLSVTAEHFATQFIRRKLSSLFNTYNVTEGRGLVVVGCAPSEQHDLGALMLAVFLVRHGWQVIYLGPEVPVKDLLDAVQHIQPDLVCLSASTTETATQLLEIGRALQQLPPPTPLFGYGGRAFNLNPVLTHKMPGTFLGRDAQEAVENVASLLSRSR; encoded by the coding sequence ATGGCACCGCAGCATTTTCTCTCCCAATTTTCAGACAAGCCACGCTACAATACCAAGGCTGTCGCACAGGAGACGGGCGTGCCTGCCGACACTTTCCGCGCCTGGGAACGCCGTTACGGTGTACCGCGTCCACAGCGGACGGAAGGTGGTCATCGCCTGTATTCCGAGCGCGACATTGCAACGATTCGCTGGCTGCGTGATCGAACCGCCGAAGGACTGACGATCAGTCAGGCGATTGCCCTGATGATCGAAGGAAGCGACACCAGTCTTTCGTGGCTGAATACCGCAGTTGATACCGAACCGCATACCTGGGAACGGATGCAGGCACGCATGATCGCTGCCTTAACCGATTTTGATGCGACACGGGCCGAGCAAATTCTGGGTGAAGCATTTGCGCTCTATCCGCTGGAAGATGTCTTTTTGAAATTGATCCAGCCGGCAATGGTTGAAATCGGTGAGCAGTGGCATGCCGGGCGGCTTTCCGTAACCGCAGAGCATTTTGCTACCCAGTTCATTCGGCGCAAGTTATCAAGCCTGTTCAATACCTATAACGTTACCGAGGGTCGGGGGCTGGTTGTGGTAGGGTGTGCGCCAAGCGAACAACACGATCTTGGTGCCCTGATGCTGGCCGTCTTTCTGGTGCGCCACGGCTGGCAGGTGATCTACCTCGGCCCGGAAGTGCCGGTAAAAGACCTTCTTGATGCGGTGCAGCATATCCAACCCGACCTGGTGTGTCTGTCTGCTTCAACGACCGAAACGGCCACCCAATTACTCGAAATTGGTCGGGCATTGCAACAGTTACCACCGCCTACTCCTCTCTTCGGCTATGGTGGTCGTGCATTCAATTTGAATCCGGTGTTGACACATAAGATGCCGGGCACATTTTTGGGGCGTGACGCACAGGAAGCAGTTGAGAACGTCGCATCACTCCTGAGTCGCAGTCGCTAA
- a CDS encoding carbohydrate ABC transporter permease, with product MAKQAPAALPAASSRRFNGRRVRLWLDAFGMLLPTILGVLIFFLVPLGISFYLSFTDARLFGDPNIIGFSNYQRALSDPTFYRAMWNTAAFSMVTLVVSTVPALLLAVILNERIAGRTFFRAVFFIPVVASVVGVTLLWRYLLNIDFGFVNYALRLFGLQPIPWLTSPEWGLISVILVFSWKTIGYNMVIFLAGLQGVPPQLYEAASLDGASRWQQFLFITVPMLSPTTFFVLVTTLINCLQVFDVPVALGLTRSNTVGPADSMLTVVPLLWREAFIGGRMGYASALAWLLFVIILLLTLIQFRISRRWVHYE from the coding sequence ATGGCCAAACAGGCGCCGGCAGCGTTGCCTGCCGCTTCCTCACGCCGATTCAATGGTCGGCGTGTTCGGCTGTGGCTTGACGCTTTCGGTATGTTGCTGCCGACGATTTTGGGTGTGCTGATCTTTTTCCTGGTGCCACTCGGTATCTCGTTCTACCTGAGCTTTACCGATGCGCGTCTATTTGGTGACCCAAATATCATTGGTTTCAGCAATTACCAGCGTGCGCTGTCTGATCCAACCTTCTATCGGGCAATGTGGAATACCGCAGCCTTTTCGATGGTGACGCTGGTTGTCTCGACCGTCCCGGCATTGTTGCTGGCAGTGATCCTGAATGAACGCATCGCCGGACGTACCTTTTTTCGGGCAGTGTTTTTTATTCCGGTCGTGGCTTCGGTCGTTGGTGTGACCCTGCTCTGGCGATACCTGCTCAATATTGATTTTGGGTTTGTCAATTACGCTCTGCGGCTCTTCGGTTTGCAACCAATCCCCTGGTTGACCAGCCCGGAATGGGGGTTGATCAGTGTGATTCTGGTCTTTTCGTGGAAGACCATCGGCTACAACATGGTGATCTTTCTGGCCGGTTTGCAAGGGGTACCGCCCCAACTCTACGAGGCCGCCAGTCTCGATGGCGCCAGTCGCTGGCAGCAGTTTCTTTTCATTACGGTGCCAATGCTGTCGCCGACAACTTTTTTTGTACTGGTGACGACTCTGATCAATTGTCTGCAAGTGTTTGATGTGCCGGTTGCTCTGGGTTTGACCCGTTCCAATACGGTTGGCCCAGCCGACTCGATGCTGACGGTGGTACCGTTGCTCTGGCGTGAGGCGTTTATTGGTGGGCGGATGGGCTATGCTTCTGCGCTGGCCTGGTTGTTGTTCGTTATCATTTTGCTGTTGACTCTGATCCAGTTTCGGATTTCACGGCGCTGGGTTCATTACGAATAA
- the surE gene encoding 5'/3'-nucleotidase SurE produces the protein MYFLVTNDDGYQSPGLVALRAALSDIGEVAVVAPDRNWSAAGHYRKLFDPLRAWEGTLSDGSPALICDGTPADCVALAVMGLLDRKPDLVVSGINLGANLGTDLLYSGTVAAAMEGLVFGIPGLAVSQVRPKDGKWDFRAAQIAVRQLVTLIHERSLPSEVLLNLNIPAVPPTSLRGIKVGRLGRRVYRDELVVRYDPRGRPYYWIDGAEPEDHYEEGTDIAAISDGYASLTPVHMDLTSHRWLEELRSWELEG, from the coding sequence ATGTACTTTTTGGTAACCAACGATGATGGCTACCAGAGTCCGGGTCTGGTAGCGCTGCGTGCTGCTTTAAGTGACATTGGCGAAGTGGCTGTCGTTGCGCCGGATCGAAACTGGAGTGCTGCCGGCCATTATCGCAAGCTGTTTGATCCATTGCGAGCCTGGGAAGGAACGTTGAGCGATGGCTCACCAGCGCTGATCTGCGATGGCACGCCGGCTGATTGTGTGGCACTGGCGGTTATGGGACTGCTCGACCGCAAACCCGATCTGGTGGTGTCAGGGATTAATCTGGGCGCGAATCTGGGTACCGATCTGCTCTATTCGGGTACCGTCGCCGCAGCGATGGAAGGGCTGGTGTTTGGCATTCCCGGTCTGGCGGTGTCACAGGTGCGCCCGAAGGATGGGAAGTGGGATTTTCGGGCGGCGCAAATAGCGGTGCGCCAGTTGGTTACGCTGATTCATGAGCGTTCCTTGCCTTCAGAGGTGCTGTTAAATCTGAACATTCCGGCAGTACCACCCACCAGCCTGCGCGGGATTAAAGTTGGCCGCCTGGGTCGTCGGGTGTATCGTGATGAGCTGGTGGTGCGGTATGACCCACGTGGCCGACCGTACTATTGGATTGATGGCGCAGAACCTGAAGATCATTACGAGGAAGGCACTGATATTGCTGCTATTAGTGACGGATATGCCAGCCTGACGCCGGTACACATGGATCTGACCAGTCATCGCTGGTTGGAAGAGCTACGGAGTTGGGAATTGGAAGGGTGA
- a CDS encoding vWA domain-containing protein: protein MAGEVTLRAALARPFLAATTTPQVAYVLLEAQPGAVLTQVRVPIHVCFVLDRSGSMKGEKIERLRQAVVRAIEQLNEQDIISIVIFDHRTEVLVPAQPVRQRTAILDLVHRIRDAGGTRIAPALEKGIQELQKMPQGVRRLVLLTDGQTEHEKECLLRADDAGRLGIPITALGIGKDWNEDLLIEMANRSRGVADYIAQPGEIVQYFQHTVQRAQQTTIQNSVLTLRLVQGVTPRAVWQVTPLIDNLGYQPIADRAVSVNLGELESGQVRVLLIELVIDPRPMGTYRIGQAEISYDAPALQIQGEKTKIDIMLTFTADPAQLQQVNPNVMNIVEKVSAFKLQTRALQDLAAGDVSGATQKLKSAVTRLLNQGEVELAATMQQEIANLEQHGQMSSEGQKTIKFQGRKTVRLTDIELPKE, encoded by the coding sequence ATGGCAGGAGAAGTTACCCTACGTGCCGCACTGGCGCGTCCCTTTCTGGCCGCGACAACCACGCCACAGGTAGCGTATGTATTGCTTGAAGCACAGCCGGGTGCGGTATTGACGCAGGTACGAGTACCGATTCACGTCTGTTTCGTGCTCGACCGCAGCGGTTCGATGAAGGGCGAGAAGATTGAACGGTTGCGACAGGCGGTGGTGCGAGCAATCGAGCAACTCAATGAGCAGGATATCATTTCGATTGTGATTTTTGACCATCGGACTGAGGTACTGGTGCCGGCCCAACCGGTGCGGCAACGGACAGCGATCCTCGATCTGGTGCATCGGATCCGCGATGCCGGTGGTACTCGCATTGCCCCGGCCCTGGAGAAGGGGATACAGGAATTACAAAAGATGCCGCAGGGGGTGCGCCGACTGGTACTGCTAACCGATGGTCAGACCGAACACGAGAAGGAGTGTCTGCTCCGGGCAGACGATGCCGGACGGTTGGGGATTCCGATCACAGCGTTGGGGATCGGTAAGGATTGGAACGAAGACCTGCTGATTGAAATGGCAAATCGCTCGCGGGGAGTAGCCGATTACATTGCGCAGCCCGGCGAGATTGTGCAATACTTTCAGCACACGGTACAGCGTGCCCAGCAGACCACCATCCAGAACAGTGTCCTCACGCTGCGCCTGGTGCAGGGAGTGACACCACGGGCCGTCTGGCAGGTGACGCCGCTCATTGACAATCTCGGTTATCAGCCAATTGCTGATCGGGCTGTCAGTGTCAATCTCGGCGAGCTTGAGAGTGGGCAGGTGCGGGTATTGCTGATCGAATTGGTGATTGATCCCCGTCCTATGGGGACGTATCGGATCGGTCAGGCTGAAATCAGCTACGATGCACCGGCATTGCAGATTCAGGGCGAGAAGACGAAAATCGATATTATGCTCACCTTCACTGCCGATCCGGCCCAGTTGCAACAGGTCAATCCCAACGTTATGAACATCGTCGAAAAGGTCAGCGCCTTTAAGCTACAAACGCGCGCCTTGCAAGACCTGGCTGCCGGTGATGTCAGTGGGGCAACCCAGAAGTTGAAGAGTGCCGTCACGCGCTTGCTCAATCAGGGTGAAGTAGAACTGGCGGCAACGATGCAACAGGAGATTGCCAACCTCGAACAGCACGGCCAGATGTCGAGTGAAGGCCAGAAGACTATCAAGTTCCAGGGGCGGAAGACGGTTAGGCTAACCGATATTGAATTACCAAAGGAGTAG
- a CDS encoding GDP-mannose 4,6-dehydratase: protein MRALITGINGFVGGHLAEYLLADGRWDVWGLSRSPSLVLPELIGNVQIVQADLADAEATTRALVQVRPNVIFHLAGQPFVPESFRDPAGTLAANTLGALHIFLTLIEYRMTTRVIVIGTNEEYGKIDPEDLPIDEDTPLRPTSPYGVSKAAQSLLALQYHYSHGLDVVRVRPFTHIGPRQNERFVTAAFARQIARIELGLQPPVVQVGNLAAQRDFTDVRDVVAAYALLAEHGESGEVYNVGSGRAVMIRELLDMLLAECTVPVEVRLNPELMRPIDIPLVVCDASRLRARTGWQPRYTLAETLHDILNYWRARVRAEVQATTG from the coding sequence ATGCGGGCACTCATTACTGGCATTAACGGTTTTGTTGGCGGCCACCTCGCCGAATATCTCCTGGCCGATGGACGCTGGGATGTTTGGGGATTATCTCGCTCTCCTTCGCTCGTACTTCCCGAACTGATCGGGAACGTGCAGATCGTCCAGGCCGATCTGGCCGATGCTGAGGCCACTACGCGCGCTCTGGTGCAGGTGCGACCGAACGTCATTTTTCACCTTGCCGGCCAGCCATTCGTGCCAGAATCGTTTCGCGACCCGGCGGGAACGCTGGCCGCCAATACGTTGGGCGCCTTGCACATCTTTCTGACGTTGATTGAATACCGCATGACCACCCGCGTGATAGTGATTGGCACGAATGAGGAATACGGAAAGATTGACCCGGAGGATTTACCGATTGACGAAGACACCCCCCTGCGTCCGACCAGTCCGTATGGGGTGAGCAAGGCCGCCCAAAGTTTGCTGGCGTTGCAATACCACTACAGCCACGGTCTGGATGTCGTGCGTGTACGGCCCTTCACCCATATCGGGCCGCGCCAGAATGAACGATTTGTGACTGCCGCCTTTGCCCGTCAGATTGCACGGATCGAATTAGGCTTGCAACCGCCAGTTGTGCAGGTTGGTAATCTGGCTGCGCAACGCGACTTCACCGATGTCCGTGATGTTGTCGCGGCGTATGCGTTACTGGCCGAACACGGCGAGAGTGGCGAGGTGTATAATGTTGGTTCGGGTCGGGCCGTGATGATACGCGAGCTACTTGATATGCTGTTAGCCGAATGTACTGTACCGGTTGAAGTGCGGCTCAATCCCGAATTGATGCGCCCGATTGATATACCGCTGGTCGTCTGTGATGCGAGTCGGCTCCGTGCCCGCACCGGCTGGCAACCGCGCTATACGCTGGCAGAGACGCTGCACGATATCCTGAATTACTGGCGCGCACGAGTCCGTGCAGAAGTACAAGCGACCACCGGCTGA
- a CDS encoding sigma-70 family RNA polymerase sigma factor, whose translation MIAPAMTPSHQSPRLQAPVVGDEVAIDVTTMDVADLAQRCAIESERFYRGQSHDSRYSYELFRRALVERDEIAWSYLFQHYSSLVEGWIRRCSAFVNSGESSEYFVVGAFTKFWRAVTPERFAAFPNLAALLQYLQLCASSVVIDAVRAQSWAEMMPEERIDLQRMPHAAPDEEAMQRVDRQEFWRYIDSQLHSEGERVVVYGSFVLGLTPRAIFERYNTLFESVYDVYNIKRNVLSRLSRNSHLRTIADQI comes from the coding sequence ATGATTGCGCCTGCAATGACACCTTCTCATCAATCGCCCCGGCTTCAGGCGCCAGTGGTAGGCGATGAGGTTGCAATTGACGTTACGACAATGGATGTTGCAGATCTGGCCCAGCGCTGTGCGATTGAAAGCGAGCGATTTTACCGTGGTCAGTCGCACGACTCGCGCTATAGTTATGAGCTGTTTCGGCGAGCATTAGTTGAACGTGACGAGATTGCCTGGAGTTACCTCTTTCAGCACTACAGCTCGCTGGTTGAAGGTTGGATTCGCCGGTGTAGTGCGTTTGTCAACAGTGGTGAAAGCAGCGAATACTTTGTGGTGGGTGCCTTCACCAAGTTCTGGCGAGCGGTGACGCCTGAACGGTTTGCGGCCTTTCCGAACCTGGCCGCGTTGTTGCAGTATTTGCAGCTCTGTGCCTCTAGTGTGGTGATTGATGCGGTGCGTGCACAATCGTGGGCAGAAATGATGCCCGAAGAGCGGATCGATCTGCAGCGTATGCCCCACGCAGCACCCGATGAAGAGGCAATGCAACGGGTTGACCGGCAGGAATTCTGGCGCTACATTGATAGTCAGTTGCACAGTGAGGGTGAACGTGTCGTGGTGTATGGCTCGTTTGTCCTGGGCTTGACGCCACGTGCAATCTTCGAGCGCTACAATACGCTTTTCGAGAGCGTCTACGATGTGTACAATATCAAGCGTAACGTGTTGAGTCGGTTGAGTCGGAATAGTCATCTGCGCACCATTGCTGACCAGATATAG
- a CDS encoding ABC transporter substrate-binding protein gives MLRKHTLSWIALVALLATVLAACGGSQQPTTGTGGGTGSGEQQSVTIRWRTRPGDAAEQRVYEELNALVNEKLKDKGITAVYDPAPNQGYFEKLKTELAAGNAPDIFWIGGVELADFVNTGQILDLKPLIDADSSFQLSNFYPNVIEQLTRDGKIYGLPRDISTMVVYYNEDLFKAAGLKTPKELAAEGNWNWETMLDAARKLTDPANQQYGLGFGNWWGPAWGYFVYAAGGSPFTPDRRGCALNTPESIEGAKMVRLLYDEKLLPAGDADGEALFNAGKVAMYFNGRWFTPGVRTNAQFNWDVAVMPEGKVKSTWLFWGPYLVHAKTANPQAAWEVLKVLTSAEATAKVAALGTNIPPRSDQAAVEAFLASTPPANNQAFLDGISYAALEAPVWDGNWADFSGTVQSLWDQMIAGQITPEQFGQQACEQTASTFK, from the coding sequence ATGCTACGAAAACACACCCTGTCGTGGATTGCGCTGGTGGCCTTGTTGGCCACAGTGCTGGCTGCGTGTGGCGGCAGCCAGCAGCCGACTACCGGTACCGGTGGCGGAACAGGAAGTGGTGAACAGCAGTCGGTGACGATTCGCTGGCGTACACGTCCCGGTGATGCTGCCGAGCAGCGCGTCTATGAGGAGTTGAATGCGCTGGTGAACGAGAAGCTGAAAGACAAGGGCATTACTGCGGTCTACGATCCAGCGCCTAACCAGGGCTATTTCGAGAAGCTAAAGACTGAGCTGGCTGCCGGGAACGCACCTGACATCTTCTGGATCGGTGGCGTTGAGCTGGCAGATTTCGTGAATACCGGCCAGATTCTCGATCTGAAGCCGCTGATCGATGCCGACAGCAGCTTCCAGTTGAGCAATTTCTACCCGAACGTGATCGAGCAATTGACACGCGACGGTAAGATTTATGGCCTGCCGCGTGACATCTCGACGATGGTTGTTTACTACAACGAGGACCTCTTCAAGGCTGCCGGCCTCAAGACGCCGAAGGAGCTGGCTGCCGAGGGGAACTGGAACTGGGAGACCATGCTGGATGCAGCACGGAAACTGACCGATCCGGCCAATCAGCAGTACGGCCTTGGCTTTGGTAACTGGTGGGGGCCGGCATGGGGGTACTTCGTCTACGCTGCCGGTGGTAGCCCCTTCACGCCTGATCGCCGTGGCTGTGCTTTGAATACCCCAGAGTCGATTGAGGGCGCGAAGATGGTGCGTCTGCTCTACGACGAGAAGCTGTTGCCGGCCGGTGATGCCGACGGCGAAGCGCTCTTCAATGCCGGTAAGGTCGCGATGTACTTCAACGGTCGCTGGTTTACCCCCGGTGTGCGCACGAATGCACAGTTCAACTGGGATGTGGCAGTGATGCCGGAGGGTAAGGTGAAGAGCACCTGGCTCTTCTGGGGGCCGTACCTGGTGCACGCGAAGACGGCCAATCCGCAGGCCGCCTGGGAAGTGCTGAAGGTGCTCACCAGCGCCGAGGCAACGGCGAAGGTGGCTGCTTTGGGTACCAATATCCCGCCCCGCAGCGATCAGGCCGCAGTTGAGGCTTTCCTGGCCTCGACCCCACCCGCTAATAACCAGGCCTTCCTCGATGGCATCTCCTATGCTGCGCTCGAAGCACCGGTCTGGGATGGCAACTGGGCTGATTTCAGTGGCACTGTCCAGAGCCTCTGGGATCAGATGATTGCTGGTCAGATTACCCCAGAGCAGTTTGGTCAGCAGGCCTGTGAACAGACGGCCAGCACATTTAAGTAG
- a CDS encoding carbohydrate ABC transporter permease, with amino-acid sequence MASAILRRPWERLLAYLVLSVTGFIMVFPFIYMVLSSLKPSTEVVQVPPTLWPSEIRWSNYLEVLSIVPLGTQLINTIIVTVLVVLGWVFTSVLAGYAFARLDFPGREWLFGAYLATLMVPFAVLIVPMYRLMLVFGWVDRLEALIIPWLFTAYGTFLLRQFFMSVPKDLEDAALIDGASHWGILFRIFLPLARPAIATLATFAFLYAWNSFLWPLIIISSPDRKVVTQGLVDLQALYAARVDLIMAGSTLAVLPTLIVFLFAQRYFIEGIATSGLAGR; translated from the coding sequence ATGGCAAGTGCAATCTTACGCCGACCATGGGAGCGATTGCTGGCGTATCTGGTGCTGAGCGTCACAGGCTTCATCATGGTCTTTCCGTTTATCTATATGGTATTATCCTCGCTGAAACCGTCAACGGAAGTGGTACAGGTACCACCAACCCTGTGGCCGAGCGAGATACGCTGGTCGAACTATCTGGAGGTGTTGAGTATCGTGCCTCTGGGCACGCAGTTGATCAACACCATTATCGTGACGGTGTTGGTCGTTTTGGGGTGGGTGTTTACTTCGGTGCTGGCCGGTTATGCTTTTGCCCGCCTCGATTTTCCCGGTCGCGAATGGCTGTTTGGCGCGTACCTGGCGACGTTGATGGTGCCGTTTGCAGTGCTGATTGTGCCAATGTACCGTCTGATGCTGGTCTTTGGCTGGGTTGATCGCCTGGAAGCGCTAATCATCCCGTGGTTGTTTACCGCTTACGGAACATTCCTGCTCCGTCAGTTTTTCATGAGTGTACCGAAAGACCTGGAAGATGCAGCGTTAATTGATGGTGCTTCGCACTGGGGTATTCTCTTTCGTATCTTTTTGCCGCTGGCCCGCCCTGCCATCGCCACGCTGGCGACGTTTGCCTTTCTTTACGCCTGGAATAGTTTTCTCTGGCCGCTGATTATCATTAGCAGTCCGGATCGTAAAGTCGTAACGCAGGGGTTGGTCGATCTCCAGGCCCTCTATGCCGCGCGAGTTGATCTGATCATGGCCGGTTCCACCCTCGCTGTTCTACCGACCCTGATCGTCTTCCTGTTTGCCCAGCGTTATTTCATCGAGGGTATTGCAACCTCTGGCCTGGCCGGGCGCTAA